From the Brachyspira suanatina genome, the window CCTGCATTATCTTTGCTGTACCATCTATTTTAGATTGTATATCATTAAATATAGATTGTGATTCTCTGGCAGTTTCAGCAGATTTATTAATTTTTTCATAAATATTTTCTATAAGTAATGTTATGTCTTTAGCTGATGATTGAGAGTTTTGCGCTAAGTTTCTAACCTCAGAAGCTACAACAGCAAAACCTCTTCCCTGATCT encodes:
- a CDS encoding methyl-accepting chemotaxis protein, encoding DQGRGFAVVASEVRNLAQNSQSSAKDITLLIENIYEKINKSAETARESQSIFNDIQSKIDGTAKIMQEISTTAVEQQTGVDQVNIAVSKIDGITQQNAALVDETTNYARELLEQSENLKSIMTFFKMD